One stretch of Roseimicrobium sp. ORNL1 DNA includes these proteins:
- a CDS encoding ABC transporter permease, translated as MYRLALKMLFGDTAKYLMLVFGIFFATFLIAQQASVFCGLMRWTTATLKNVPAPIWVVDEKVEQVNETNPLRDTDVARVRSVDSVAWAMPLFSGIQRVRLENGKFKVIQLLGIDPTTLAGAPAKMLEGNLEDLRLPNTVIIDDLAVRRLSKNPKDKSTWIKVGDVFEINDMEARVVGICDAMTSFTGGPYVWTTYERALQYTPASRKMLSAIIAAPKEGISDDQVAEDIQKATGMKAYVNHSFNSSPYDFGTSTIWWYVRNTGIPMSFGTTVIIGFIVGIAISCQTFYAFVLDNIKHLGALKAMGTSSSKLCGMLILQALTVGVIGFGIGMAFTALFGYFGLKNEQPPFYMTWEIPVFSLAIILFICMLAALIGIWRVSRFEPAMVFRG; from the coding sequence ATGTACCGCCTCGCCCTCAAGATGCTCTTCGGTGATACCGCGAAGTATCTCATGCTGGTCTTCGGCATCTTCTTCGCCACGTTTCTCATCGCGCAGCAGGCCTCGGTCTTCTGCGGTCTCATGCGCTGGACCACGGCGACGCTGAAGAATGTGCCCGCGCCCATCTGGGTGGTGGATGAGAAGGTGGAGCAGGTGAATGAAACCAATCCGCTGCGCGATACGGATGTGGCCCGCGTGCGCAGTGTGGACAGCGTGGCGTGGGCCATGCCGCTCTTCTCCGGCATCCAGCGGGTGCGGTTGGAGAACGGCAAGTTCAAGGTCATCCAGCTTCTCGGCATCGACCCCACCACGCTCGCGGGTGCGCCAGCGAAGATGCTCGAAGGCAACCTGGAAGACCTGCGCCTGCCGAACACAGTGATCATCGACGACCTCGCGGTGAGGCGCCTCTCGAAGAATCCCAAGGACAAGAGCACGTGGATCAAGGTGGGCGATGTCTTTGAAATCAATGACATGGAGGCGCGTGTGGTGGGCATCTGCGATGCCATGACCAGCTTCACCGGTGGCCCGTATGTGTGGACCACCTATGAGCGCGCGCTGCAGTACACGCCGGCCTCACGCAAGATGCTCTCCGCCATCATCGCGGCGCCGAAGGAGGGCATCAGTGATGATCAGGTGGCGGAGGACATCCAGAAGGCCACGGGCATGAAGGCGTATGTGAACCATTCCTTCAACTCCTCGCCGTATGACTTCGGCACCTCCACCATCTGGTGGTATGTGCGGAACACCGGCATCCCCATGTCCTTCGGCACCACGGTGATCATCGGTTTCATCGTGGGCATCGCGATTTCCTGCCAGACGTTTTATGCGTTCGTGCTGGACAACATCAAGCACCTCGGCGCGCTCAAGGCGATGGGCACCTCCAGCAGCAAGCTGTGCGGCATGCTCATCCTGCAGGCACTCACGGTGGGCGTCATCGGCTTCGGTATCGGCATGGCCTTCACCGCGCTCTTCGGTTACTTCGGCCTGAAGAATGAGCAGCCGCCCTTTTACATGACGTGGGAGATTCCCGTGTTCTCCCTCGCCATCATCCTTTTCATCTGCATGCTCGCAGCGCTCATCGGCATCTGGCGCGTCAGCCGGTTCGAACCCGCCATGGTCTTCCGAGGATAA
- a CDS encoding ABC transporter ATP-binding protein, with translation MSDTPPNRGDHKIAVHAKGIVKSFGDGGSKLTVLKGVDFDARDGEIMMLVGPSGCGKTTLLSILAGTLRAEQGSIEVFGKQIDKLSNGVVTKFRAENIGFIFQSFNLIPTLNCAENVSVPLLIQGVSPRKAEAKAREVLAQVGLGERWKHRPNQLSGGQQQRVAIARALVHEPRLIICDEPTAALDAKNGALVMDLFEKIARVPGRCVIIVTHDNRIFSHADRIAQMDDGQIVEVHDVDRAVPPVFHH, from the coding sequence ATGAGTGACACACCTCCCAACCGGGGCGATCACAAAATCGCCGTGCATGCCAAGGGCATCGTGAAGAGCTTCGGCGACGGTGGCTCGAAGCTCACCGTACTCAAGGGCGTGGACTTCGATGCGCGCGATGGCGAGATCATGATGCTGGTGGGCCCCTCCGGCTGTGGGAAGACCACGCTGCTGAGCATCCTCGCCGGGACCTTGCGTGCCGAGCAGGGCAGCATCGAGGTCTTCGGCAAGCAAATCGACAAGCTGAGCAACGGCGTGGTGACGAAGTTCCGCGCGGAGAACATCGGCTTCATCTTCCAGTCCTTCAATCTCATCCCCACGCTGAACTGCGCGGAGAATGTGAGCGTGCCGCTGCTGATTCAAGGCGTGAGCCCACGCAAGGCAGAGGCGAAGGCGCGCGAGGTGCTGGCGCAGGTGGGACTCGGCGAGCGATGGAAGCACCGGCCGAATCAACTCTCCGGCGGCCAGCAGCAGCGCGTGGCGATCGCCCGCGCCCTGGTGCATGAACCGCGCCTGATCATCTGCGATGAACCCACCGCTGCGCTCGATGCCAAGAACGGCGCACTGGTGATGGACCTCTTTGAGAAAATCGCGCGCGTGCCGGGACGTTGCGTGATCATCGTCACGCACGACAATCGCATCTTCTCCCATGCCGACCGCATCGCGCAGATGGATGACGGCCAGATTGTGGAAGTGCACGACGTGGACCGCGCGGTGCCACCGGTGTTTCATCATTAA
- a CDS encoding efflux RND transporter periplasmic adaptor subunit produces MNFLAKLIRNLTFVIALGGFVSVALLLQKIKAEDQAKILPPPVAPATKPFASTVAATGILEALSENVSIGVPAAGLVTEVLVKVNDNVKVNDPLFRLDDRDFQATLLRHRAMVEVSKANIEVARATVVKQEDLYKRVRDMPDRRAISEDEVRQRENDVNVAKAQLAASNAQLLASEADVKQTELLIQRLTVRAPREGTILQVNIRAGEYAATAPKSPAMVLGDLDRLQVRADVDEQNATRVRPGQAAKAFIKGDTTNPIPLQFVRVEPYVIPKVSLTGASTERVDTRVLQVIYSLQRPKDPPIYVGQQVDVFIDAASVASGSGSAGAKAEEKTAAK; encoded by the coding sequence ATGAACTTCCTTGCCAAACTCATCCGCAATCTCACCTTTGTGATCGCGCTCGGGGGCTTCGTGAGTGTGGCGCTCCTGCTGCAGAAAATCAAAGCGGAGGACCAGGCGAAGATTCTACCACCACCGGTGGCTCCTGCGACGAAGCCCTTTGCCAGCACGGTGGCGGCGACGGGCATTTTGGAAGCACTGAGTGAGAACGTTTCCATCGGCGTGCCTGCGGCGGGTCTCGTCACCGAGGTGCTGGTGAAGGTGAATGACAACGTGAAGGTGAATGACCCACTCTTCCGACTGGATGACCGCGACTTCCAGGCGACCCTGCTGCGTCACCGTGCCATGGTGGAAGTTTCCAAGGCAAACATCGAAGTCGCCAGGGCGACCGTCGTGAAGCAGGAAGACCTCTACAAGCGTGTGCGCGACATGCCCGACCGCCGCGCCATCAGCGAGGATGAAGTGCGCCAGCGCGAGAATGATGTGAATGTGGCCAAAGCCCAGCTCGCCGCGAGCAATGCGCAGCTCCTCGCTTCCGAGGCGGATGTGAAGCAGACGGAGCTGCTCATCCAGCGCCTCACCGTGCGCGCCCCGAGAGAGGGAACCATTCTGCAGGTGAACATCCGCGCCGGCGAATATGCTGCCACCGCGCCGAAGTCTCCCGCGATGGTGCTCGGTGACTTGGACCGGCTCCAGGTGCGTGCCGATGTGGATGAACAGAACGCCACCCGCGTGCGCCCCGGTCAAGCCGCCAAGGCCTTCATCAAGGGAGACACGACGAATCCAATACCGCTGCAGTTCGTGCGCGTCGAGCCCTATGTGATTCCGAAAGTATCGCTGACTGGTGCGAGCACCGAGCGTGTGGACACACGTGTGCTCCAGGTGATTTATAGCCTGCAACGCCCCAAGGACCCGCCGATTTATGTGGGCCAGCAGGTGGATGTGTTTATTGATGCGGCGAGTGTGGCGAGTGGGAGTGGAAGTGCCGGCGCGAAGGCAGAGGAGAAGACGGCGGCGAAGTAG